One genomic window of Parabacteroides pacaensis includes the following:
- a CDS encoding WG repeat-containing protein, which translates to MKTTYLYILFIFLTEPSFNYAFSRAKLSSPQQATIRKTHTVDKDTILIKYTSTSKNQSGYDILAAPAGYITLQGDTVIPIGKYNYCYTDTLRNYAIVLTNERECIAIDKNDKKLFKVFWFDTGPDYIKEGLFRIIGEDGKIGYANDKGEIVIKPQFAFGFPFENGIAKVTKSGEEKSVPSCNSEYRYWDSDEWFYINTKGEKVNK; encoded by the coding sequence ATGAAAACGACTTACTTATACATACTGTTTATTTTCCTAACGGAGCCATCTTTCAATTATGCGTTTTCACGGGCTAAATTGAGTTCACCCCAACAAGCAACCATAAGAAAAACGCATACAGTTGATAAAGATACCATTCTCATCAAATATACAAGTACTTCCAAAAATCAAAGTGGCTATGATATTTTAGCTGCACCAGCCGGCTATATTACGTTACAAGGTGATACAGTTATCCCCATTGGCAAATACAATTATTGTTACACAGATACCTTACGTAATTATGCTATTGTATTAACAAATGAAAGAGAGTGCATTGCCATCGATAAAAATGATAAAAAGCTTTTTAAGGTATTTTGGTTTGACACTGGCCCGGACTATATAAAGGAAGGACTATTCCGTATTATCGGCGAGGATGGAAAAATAGGGTATGCAAATGATAAAGGAGAAATAGTGATAAAGCCTCAATTTGCCTTTGGATTTCCTTTTGAAAACGGCATTGCAAAAGTTACTAAGTCCGGAGAAGAAAAATCAGTTCCGTCTTGTAATTCCGAATATCGTTATTGGGATAGTGACGAATGGTTTTATATTAATACTAAAGGAGAGAAAGTAAACAAATAG
- a CDS encoding alpha/beta hydrolase, protein MKNIIFILCLLVCTNVFGQYTIKKDISYVQKGETDAYRKERCQLDVYYPENKKGFATIIWFHGGGLEGGQKEIPMELKEQGFAIVAPNYRLSPKAKNPAYIEDAAEAVAWTIKHINEYGGDPSKVYVSGHSAGGYLTLIVGIDKTYLQKFGIEADQLAGLLPVSGQTNTHFTIRKERNLPFDIPVIDQYAPINRAHPGLPPIYLFTGDKNLEMTGRYEENAHLAAILKAVGNKNVTLYELHGFNHNTVVGPACYLIREIIHQAEKK, encoded by the coding sequence ATGAAAAATATCATTTTTATTCTTTGTTTACTGGTCTGTACAAACGTTTTCGGGCAGTATACAATAAAAAAAGACATATCTTACGTTCAAAAAGGAGAAACTGACGCGTATAGGAAAGAAAGATGCCAATTAGATGTATATTATCCGGAAAATAAAAAAGGATTTGCTACTATTATCTGGTTCCATGGCGGAGGACTGGAAGGAGGACAAAAAGAAATTCCTATGGAATTAAAAGAACAAGGATTTGCAATAGTAGCACCCAACTATCGTTTAAGCCCTAAAGCTAAAAATCCCGCTTATATTGAAGATGCTGCCGAAGCTGTAGCTTGGACAATAAAGCATATAAATGAATACGGGGGAGATCCGTCCAAGGTGTATGTATCCGGACATTCCGCAGGAGGATACCTTACATTAATTGTCGGGATAGATAAAACTTATTTACAAAAGTTTGGAATAGAGGCAGACCAATTAGCGGGGTTATTGCCTGTAAGCGGACAAACCAACACCCATTTTACTATTCGGAAAGAAAGAAACTTACCATTTGATATTCCTGTCATAGATCAATATGCTCCTATAAACAGAGCTCATCCCGGGCTCCCTCCGATTTACCTTTTTACAGGAGATAAAAATCTGGAAATGACGGGCCGATATGAGGAAAACGCCCATTTAGCAGCCATATTAAAAGCGGTAGGAAACAAAAATGTAACCTTATATGAGTTACACGGGTTTAATCATAATACAGTGGTAGGACCTGCCTGTTATTTAATTCGGGAAATCATCCACCAGGCAGAAAAAAAATAA
- a CDS encoding OmpA family protein: protein MMNKNLLLGVLLAGMVAAPLVMSAQKNDKEALKQAKKETYREYSRWSIGANVGMPFFRGDFNSFSHDKTYVGVMGGLQIGYQMTPTLGLSLTGDFGKNKGGAKGNELDYILKPDGDSYYGPNPPEGSLPYNSLYDEVKFMTFGLHLDINVNNFFRSNDSGTRRWTVLLSPAIYLQKFDPTVYQRADDKRFTTTDLDNKVNLGLGGDLALRFRASKHIDLQLKTGIAWVDNNKFDGITTCCTKKYNWLANASIGIVWKIGNKNKKDNLMYAPTKIVPVPPVVEKKEEPAPAPAPAPAPVKEEPKQEVAVVVSDQLPQLPAIYFKRNESKINVTKYQKELNTIVNALKEAPDANVNILGYADHTGGTAVNERITAARANALKDYLISQGISASRLTAKGMGKDTSLSGQAAYSEKARRVVVEKK from the coding sequence ATGATGAACAAAAATTTACTTTTGGGTGTATTGTTAGCCGGGATGGTAGCGGCCCCGTTAGTTATGTCTGCACAAAAAAACGATAAGGAAGCTTTAAAACAGGCCAAGAAAGAAACTTACCGGGAATATTCACGATGGAGCATAGGTGCTAATGTGGGAATGCCTTTTTTTAGAGGTGATTTTAATTCTTTTTCTCATGATAAAACGTATGTAGGTGTAATGGGAGGATTGCAAATCGGTTATCAGATGACTCCTACATTGGGTTTAAGTTTGACGGGCGATTTCGGCAAGAATAAAGGCGGTGCAAAAGGAAATGAGTTGGATTATATATTAAAACCGGATGGAGATTCTTATTATGGTCCTAATCCTCCTGAAGGTTCACTCCCTTATAACTCCCTTTACGATGAAGTTAAATTTATGACTTTTGGGTTGCATTTGGATATTAACGTAAATAATTTTTTCCGTAGTAACGATAGCGGTACTCGCCGTTGGACTGTATTGTTAAGTCCGGCTATTTATCTGCAAAAATTCGATCCTACAGTATACCAAAGGGCGGATGATAAAAGATTTACTACAACCGATTTGGACAATAAGGTTAATTTAGGTCTTGGCGGTGATTTGGCTTTACGTTTCCGTGCAAGCAAACATATTGATTTACAATTAAAGACAGGAATTGCTTGGGTTGATAATAATAAATTCGATGGAATTACGACGTGTTGTACTAAAAAATACAATTGGTTGGCAAATGCTTCTATTGGCATAGTATGGAAAATTGGAAACAAGAACAAGAAAGATAATTTAATGTATGCTCCTACAAAAATAGTTCCTGTACCTCCAGTGGTTGAAAAGAAAGAAGAACCGGCTCCAGCCCCTGCACCGGCTCCGGCACCAGTTAAAGAAGAACCTAAACAGGAAGTTGCTGTAGTTGTTTCCGACCAATTACCTCAATTGCCGGCTATTTATTTCAAACGGAATGAATCTAAGATTAACGTTACTAAATATCAGAAAGAGCTGAATACCATTGTAAATGCTTTAAAAGAAGCTCCGGATGCTAATGTTAATATTTTAGGTTATGCAGATCATACGGGAGGTACGGCTGTTAATGAAAGAATTACGGCTGCTCGTGCAAATGCTTTAAAAGATTATTTAATCTCTCAAGGTATTTCTGCAAGTCGTTTGACGGCAAAAGGTATGGGAAAAGACACGTCTTTAAGCGGACAAGCTGCTTATAGCGAAAAAGCAAGAAGAGTAGTAGTTGAAAAGAAATAA
- the yihA gene encoding ribosome biogenesis GTP-binding protein YihA/YsxC, with amino-acid sequence MEIKDAKFVISNVEVAKCPQDGKPEYAFIGRSNVGKSSLINMLTGKKGLAMTSSTPGKTQLINHFIINDEWYLVDLPGYGYAQRGKAGRENIRRIIENYILNREQLTNLFVLLDCRHEPQKIDLEFMEWLGESGIPFSIIFTKIDKVSRGRLKENFEKYKAKLEESWEELPPIFFSSSEKKQGKEEILEYIESINKGLSA; translated from the coding sequence ATGGAGATAAAAGATGCTAAGTTTGTAATAAGCAATGTTGAAGTAGCAAAATGTCCCCAAGATGGGAAACCCGAATATGCTTTCATCGGACGTTCTAATGTCGGTAAGTCTTCCTTGATTAATATGTTAACGGGGAAGAAGGGGCTGGCCATGACTTCGTCTACTCCCGGAAAGACCCAGCTTATTAATCATTTTATTATAAATGACGAATGGTATTTGGTTGATTTGCCAGGGTATGGATATGCCCAGCGGGGTAAAGCCGGCAGGGAGAATATCCGACGGATTATAGAGAACTATATTTTAAATAGAGAACAGTTAACAAATTTATTTGTGTTATTGGATTGCAGACATGAGCCTCAGAAAATTGATTTGGAATTTATGGAGTGGCTAGGTGAAAGCGGTATTCCTTTTTCTATTATTTTTACCAAGATAGATAAGGTAAGCCGGGGACGCCTGAAAGAAAATTTCGAAAAATATAAAGCTAAATTAGAAGAATCCTGGGAAGAGTTACCTCCTATATTCTTTTCCTCTTCAGAAAAAAAACAAGGAAAAGAAGAAATATTAGAATACATTGAAAGCATTAATAAGGGTTTATCTGCTTAA